Proteins encoded together in one Gadus chalcogrammus isolate NIFS_2021 chromosome 18, NIFS_Gcha_1.0, whole genome shotgun sequence window:
- the med1 gene encoding mediator of RNA polymerase II transcription subunit 1, which yields VFPEAEKQSRVAVLLERLHAKHSASRPWQETSKVVRQAMEKRGAMHAAGHQLLLTCLETLQRALKVSSLASMTDRLESIARQNMLGSHLSPSGTECYITSDMFYVEVQLEPAGQLVDVKVAHHGENPASCPELIQHLREKNFEEFSKHLKGLVNLYKVPGDNKLKTKMYLALQSLELDLTKMMHMFRLATNANTVETILHGSVGLLTGRSGGRLVSLQCYVSPYDVFEEGTGTQLNLTDTNVPRSLGVSVYVTVEGTSSIYKLPIAPLITGSHPVDNKGTPSFSSVTNSNCVDLPVCFFLKLNQPMAFSLSFIQRMGAATGIPVFDSPPALSPLYQLIVHSQLQRLDEGGPPPKPSHNMHFYSCLPDQQHCYFLNGDAPVQDGRSLQGALVSKIPFRHPAQVPAILDIIRHQAAYNTLVGSCVKRTSVKEDAAGLLQFEVCPLTDSSFSVSFQHPVNESLVCVVMEVIDSKQVACKLFKGMSDALICTDDFITKVVQRCMSIPVTMRAIRRKAETIQADTPALSLIAKTVEIMVKNNLPPSGSPSYNMAGDGANPMGLPGLAGGNTPTGAGPPGGPNFAGPISTLFGMNRGPAQAGGECLGQAGASVQQQQQQQQQQQQQQLQQGQGHVDDYNKVTQNPILTSLLQITGSVGSSPSSQNAPTQPHQTPPPTSSPASNTKNHPMLMNLLKDNPTQDFAALYGSSPLERQNSSSGSPRMDGMGGACPGSGSKGKKKRPRGTEKGGPMPGTPGGGVGPGGGGGLGGMGMKGQGPSSMQQQHHHQHQATHEDDFHRELFSMDVDASQNPIFDVNLPGDGLDTPHSITPAPSQCGTPPSGPVVPYHAQPHVQSQQQQQQQQQLQPAMPPRMVRLSSSDSIGPDITEILSDLPEQTGKGGGGGGPGQHHMGSGGEDGGPLDTPIRDSSSSGQGSAVFDSADIFNTNSNEIPFTDAADLIADATATADTPTSGDSNFFPDAADFNPDLLTSGHGFSQRYFDDSSPSADGDLDLVKGFGGSSQQNTPSGTPQNPAPHDQSTPEPSMKDPFDIGMVFGGGNSGGGKPLLVQAPDLGDAHSAHGGVGGSQSPLMMALPGAGGDFKNAEAKVKQQQQQQLLQQGLMRPKEEGGGGGGGGGGGSSGMGMCGGGGGGGMGEGKQVKRSRTPSSEGKSKEKLPKRKKLDTDGKSPSHSSGGRPYTPPSGGSGSGGSMGGGGGSKSPGSSGGRSQTPPGGATPPIPKITIQIPKGTLSGGKTSSHGGYTSSSSASSSAVGMGAGSGGGKGHHTHSSSSSGKIKTKEGAMAQGSSSKPGGGGMGPGQSQSKGSSQGMGVKPGSSPITKHGLTGPGGGGGGIGSSNKMKPLGGKPPGSLMNPNMKPNISPSHSRSGSSGEKLSSPMKMQQSGVPGTPPSSKAKSPMGSGGGGSSGGSKSSSGGGMGSQKPMGGGSSSGNMSTSSSSGSSSGSMAFSGGSQSQYGGGGGGSGGGGGGQGGGGGNSGGGGGGGGGGSGGGGGGGGGSSGGGGNQNNANNPNAKGKSPSRNKKPSLTAVIDKLKSVGGGGVGEDGCEVGPPTGGPAGAAPGPGPGNVPNSAPPNMGPSKHPMSSQGGDYKREKSEKEAKAKVSVPGPGGDKKLMDTKSAGGVPGAGLAKIIISKPDGGSPSIKAKVSLQKAGEGGGGGGGGGIGESMRPQISSLKASPLFSGSTPSNSRSPGYTPLNHDSESESGSSSVAEKSHQNSPSSDDDQSMRPHAPQDFMGSMPLSSGEKHKKHKKEKKKQKERERERERERDRERDREKEKKKSSMSMGPSAHPMKPDSWSRSPISASDSSISMMGPERPPRPSPVYIRNEDDDLMDSALTGNL from the exons GTGTTTCCAGAAGCGGAGAAGCAGAGTCGTGTGGCGGTTTTACTAGAGCGCCTCCATGCCAAACACAGCGCCTCTCGTCCATGGCAGGAGACCAGCAAGGTGGTCCGACAGGCTATG GAGAAGCGTGGGGCGATGCACGCAGCTggacaccagctcctcctcaccTGCCTGGAGACCCTCCAGAGAGCCCTGAAAG TGTCTTCTCTGGCCTCTATGACGGATCGTCTGGAGTCCATTGCTCGCCAGAACAT GCTGGGCTCCCACCTCTCCCCGTCGGGCACGGAGTGCTACATCACCTCGGACATGTTCTACGTGGAGGTGCAGCTGGAGCCGGCCGGGCAGCTGGTGGACGTGAAGGTGGCGCACCACGGGGAGAACCCAGCG AGCTGTCCAGAGCTGATCCAGCACCTGAG GGAGAAGAACTTTGAAGAGTTCTCCAAGCATCTCAAGGGCCTGGTCAACCTCTACAAGGTCCCTGGAGACAA TAAGCTGAAAACAAAGATGTACCTCGCACTGCAGTCGCTGGAGCTCGACCTCACCAAGATGATGCACATGTTCAG GTTAGCCACCAACGCTAACACGGTGGAGACCATTCTCCACGGCAGTGTGGGCCTGCTGACGGGCCGGAGCGGCGGCCGCCTGGTGTCCCTCCAGTGCTACGTGTCTCCGTACGACGTGTTCGAGGAGGGCACCGGGACCCAGCTCAACCTGACGGACACCAACG TTCCCAGGAGCCTGGGCGTGAGTGTGTACGTCACCGTGGAGGGAACCTCGTCCATCTACAAGCTGCCCATCGCCCCACTCATCACCGGCTCCCACCCAGTGGACAACAAAGG gacaccctccttctcctcggtcACCAACTCCAACTGCGTGGATCTCCCCGTGTGTTTCTTCCTGAAGTTGAACCAACCAAtggccttctccctctccttcatccaGCGCATGGGGGCTGCAACGg GGATCCCAGTGTTCGACAGCCCCccagccctctcccctctgtaCCAGCTGATCGTCCACAGCCAATTACAGCGCTTGGACGAAGGAGGACCGCCCCCTAAGCCCTCGCACAACATGCACTTCTACTCT tgTCTTCCAGACCAGCAGCACTGCTACTTCCTGAACGGCGACGCCCCCGTGCAGGACGGGCGctccctgcagggggcgctggtCAGCAAGATCCCCTTCCGCCACCCGGCGCAGGTCCCGGCCATCCTGGACATCATCCGCCACCAGGCCGCCTACAACACGCTGGTGGGCAGCTGCGTCAAGCGCACCTCCGTCAAGGAAG ACGCCGCGGGGCTCCTGCAGTTTGAGGTGTGCCCCCTCACCGACTCCAGCTTCAGCGTCTCCTTCCAGCACCCGGTCAATGAATCCCTCGTGTGTG tggtgatggaggtgattgACTCTAAACAGGTGGCCTGCAAGCTGTTCAAGGGAATGTCGGACGCCCTGATCTGCACCGATGATTTCATCACCAAAGTGGTCCAGAG GTGCATGTCCATCCCCGTGACCATGAGGGCCATCCGCAGGAAGGCGGAGACCATCCAGGCCGACACGCCGGCCCTGTCCCTCATCGCCAAGACGGTGGAGATCATGGTGAAGAACAACCTGCCGCCCTCCGGGAGCCCCTCCTACAACATGGCGGGCGACGGGGCCAACCCCATGGGCCTGCCCGGGCTCGCCGGGGGCAACACGCCCACGGGCGCCGGACCCCCCGGGGGCCCCAACTTCGCGGGCCCCATCAGCACTCTGTTCGGGATGAATCGCGGGCCGGCCCAAGCTGGGGGGGAGTGCCTGGGGCAAGCCGGGGCATccgtccagcagcagcaacagcaacaacaacaacaacaacaacagcagttaCAGCAAGGACAAGGTCACGTGGACGACTACAACAAGGTCACCCAGAACCCCATCCTGACCAGCCTCCTGCAGATCACCGGGAGCGTGGGCTCCAGCCCCAGCTCCCAAAACGCCCCCACGCAGCCCCACCAGACGccgccccccacctcctccccggcCAGCAACACCAAGAACCACCCCATGCTGATGAACCTGTTGAAGGACAACCCCACCCAGGACTTTGCCGCGCTGTACGGCTCCAGCCCTCTGGAGCGGCAGAACTCCTCGTCCGGTTCCCCCCGGATGGACGGCATGGGCGGAGCCTGCCCCGGGAGCGGCAGCAAAGGGAAGAAGAAGCGCCCGCGGGGGACGGAGAAGGGCGGGCCGATGCCCGGCACTCCTGGCGGCGGGGTCggccccggcggcggcggcggcctcggCGGGATGGGGATGAAGGGCCAGGGGCCGAGCtccatgcagcagcagcaccaccaccagcaccaggccACGCACGAGGACGACTTCCACCGCGAGCTCTTCTCCATGGACGTGGACGCCTCGCAGAACCCCATCTTCGACGTCAACCTGCCCGGCGACGGCCTGGACACGCCCCACAGCATCACCCCGGCGCCCAGCCAATGCGGGACCCCGCCCTCGGGCCCGGTGGTGCCCTACCACGCCCAGCCCCACGTCCaatcgcagcagcagcagcagcagcagcagcagctgcagcccgcCATGCCCCCCCGCATGGTCCGCCTGTCCAGCTCGGACAGCATCGGCCCGGACATCACGGAGATCCTGTCGGACCTGCCCGAGCAGACGGGtaagggcggcggcggcggcggcccgggCCAGCACCACATGGGCAGCGGGGGGGAGGACGGCGGGCCCCTGGACACGCCCATCCGGGACTCTTCGAGCTCGGGCCAGGGCAGCGCCGTCTTCGACTCGGCGGACATCTTCAACACCAACAGCAACGAGATCCCCTTCACGGACGCGGCGGACCTCATCGCGGACGCCACCGCCACGGCCGACACGCCCACCAGCGGCGACTCCAACTTCTTCCCCGACGCCGCCGACTTCAACCCGGACCTGCTGACGTCCGGCCACGGCTTCTCCCAGCGGTACTTCGACGACAGCTCGCCGAGCGCCGACGGGGACCTGGACCTGGTCAAAGGCTTCGGGGGGAGCAGCCAGCAGAACACGCCGTCCGGGACCCCCCAGAACCCCGCGCCGCACGACCAGAGCACCCCGGAGCCCTCCATGAAGGACCCGTTCGACATCGGCATGGTCTTCGGCGGGGGGAACAGCGGCGGGGGGAAGCCCCTCCTGGTGCAAGCGCCCGATTTGGGGGACGCCCACTCCGCCCACGGGGGCGTTGGAGGCAGCCAGAGCCCGCTCATGATGGCGCTGCCGGGAGCGGGAGGCGACTTCAAGAACGCAGAAGCTAAAgtgaaacaacaacagcagcagcagctgctgcaaCAGGGACTCATGAGACCcaaggaggagggcggaggaggaggaggaggaggaggaggaggctcctCTGGGATGGGCATGtgtggcgggggcggcggcggcggcatggGGGAAGGGAAACAGGTCAAGCGCAGCAGGACACCGTCCAGCGAGGGCAAGTCCAAAGAAAAGCTGCCCAAACGCAAGAAGCTGGACACCGACGGGAAGTCCCCCTCCCACAGCTCCGGGGGCCGGCCGTACACGCCCCCCAGCGGGGGGTCCGGCTCCGGGGGGAGcatgggcggcggcggcggctcaaAGTCCCCCGGTAGCTCGGGGGGCCGCTCGCAGACCCCCCCCGGGGGCGCCACCCCGCCGATCCCCAAGATCACCATTCAGATCCCCAAAGGGACGCTCTCCGGGGGGAAGACCTCGTCCCACGGGGGGTACACCTCCagtagctccgcctccagcagcGCTGTGGGGATGGGGgcgggcagcggcggcggcaaaGGCCATCACACCcactcgtcctcttcctccggcAAGATCAAGACCAAGGAGGGAGCCATGGCCCAGGGCAGCAGCTCCAAgcccggcgggggggggatggggccgGGGCAGTCCCAGTCCAAAGGGTCCTCTCAGGGAATGGGGGTCAAGCCGGGGTCTTCCCCCATCACCAAGCACGGGCTGACGGGaccggggggcggcgggggagggATCGGCAGCAGTAACAAGATGAAACCTCTAGGGGGCAAGCCCCCCGGGTCGCTGATGAACCCCAACATGAAGCCCAACATCTCCCCCTCGCACTCCCGCTCCGGCAGCTCCGGGGAGAAGCTGTCCTCCCCCATGAAGATGCAGCAGTCCGGGGTCCCCGggaccccgccctcctccaAGGCCAAGTCCCCGATGGGCTCCGGGGGCGGCGGCAGCTCGGGGGGGTCCAAGTCATCCTCCGGGGGCGGGATGGGGTCCCAGAAGCCGATGGGAGGGGGCTCGTCCTCCGGCAAcatgtccacctcctcctcgtccggctcctcctccggctccatGGCCTTCTCCGGCGGGTCGCAGTCCCAgtacgggggaggagggggtggatcggggggaggaggtggagggcaagggggaggtggggggaacagcggcggaggaggtggtggagggggaggagggagtgggggaggtggtggcggtgggggaggcAGCAGCGGTGGAGGGGGAAACCAGAACAATGCAAACAACCCAAACGCCAAAGGGAAGTCCCCCAGCCGCAACAAGAAGCCGTCCCTAACGGCGGTCATCGACAAGCTGAAGAGCGTGGGGGGCGGCGGGGTCGGGGAGGACGGCTGCGAGGTGGGGCCCCCGACGGGCGGCCCCGCGGGAGCGGCACCGGGACCGGGTCCGGGGAACGTGCCCAACAGTGCACCCCCGAACATGGGCCCTTCGAAGCACCCCATGTCCTCCCAAGGGGGCGACTACAAGCGGGAGAAGTCCGAGAAGGAGGCCAAAGCCAAGGTTTCGGTTCCGGGCCCCGGTGGGGATAAAAAGCTGATGGACACCAAGTCGGCCGGGGGTGTCCCCGGAGCCGGCCTGGCCAAGATCATCATCAGCAAGCCGGACGGCGGCTCGCCAAGCATCAAGGCCAAGGTGAGCCTCCAGAAGGCCggcgagggcggcggcggcggtggcggcggcggcatcgGCGAGTCCATGCGCCCGCAGATCTCCAGCCTCAAGGCCTCGCCCCTCTTCAGCGGCTCCACCCCGAGCAACAGCCGCTCGCCGGGATACACGCCGCTCAACCACGACAGCGAGAGCGAGTCGGGCAGCAGCTCGGTGGCGGAGAAGTCCCACCAGAACAGCCCCAGCTCGGACGACGACCAGAGCATGCGGCCGCACGCCCCGCAGGACTTCATGGGCTCCATGCCGCTGAGCTCCGGAGAGAAGCACAAGAAGcacaagaaggagaagaagaagcagaaggagagggagcgcGAGCGGGAGCGCGAGAGGGACCGCGAGAGGGACCgcgagaaggagaagaagaagtccTCCATGTCGATGGGGCCCTCCGCGCACCCCATGAAGCCCGACAGCTGGTCCCGCTCGCCCATCTCGGCCTCGGACTCGTCCATCTCCATGATGGGCCCCGAGAGGCCCCCCAGGCCCAGTCCCGTGTACATACGAAACGAGGACGACGACCTCATGGACTCTGCCCTCACCGGCAACCTTTAA
- the neurod2 gene encoding neurogenic differentiation factor 2: protein MAWHRSRYLVAAMLSRLFSDVLPDVQRLAAGGWVEDSASEDSKTKDDCHLREDEMDDSETRASSRADSEMAGDDDDDDDDDSLDDDEEEGGGDENDGDKPKKRGPKKRQMTPARAERSKVRRQKANARERTRMHDLNSALDNLRKVVPCYSKTQKLSKIETLRLAKNYIWALGEILRNGKRPDVVSYVQTLCKGLSQPTTNLVAGCLQLNTRNFLTEQCTEPGRFHVPSSPFAAHPYPYPCSRLASPHYQGGSGGLNIRSHAYGPGYEAVYPPGGGSPDYNSPDYEAPHSPPVCHNGGLSNRPGQDSDTDRNYHYSMHYSGLTTARAPAPHNLPFGPPGARIGGAHSENIPPFHDVHTHHDRAPPYEDLNAFFHN, encoded by the coding sequence TTAGTGGCCGCCATGTTGAGCCGCCTGTTCAGCGACGTCCTACCGGACGTCCAAAGGCTCGCGGCGGGAGGCTGGGTGGAGGACAGCGCGAGCGAGGACTCCAAGACCAAGGACGACTGCCACCTCCGCGAGGACGAGATGGATGACAGCGAGACACGCGCCAGCAGCCGGGCCGATTCCGAAATGGCGggagacgacgacgacgacgacgacgacgacagtcttgacgacgatgaagaggagggCGGCGGCGACGAGAACGATGGCGACAAACCCAAGAAGCGCGGGCCGAAGAAGCGTCAGATGACGCCGGCCCGTGCCGAGCGCTCCAAGGTGCGCAGGCAGAAGGCGAACGCGCGCGAGCGCACGCGCATGCACGACTTGAACTCGGCGCTGGACAACCTGCGCAAGGTGGTCCCGTGCTACTCCAAGACCCAGAAGCTGTCCAAGATCGAGACGCTGCGGCTGGCCAAGAACTACATCTGGGCGCTCGGGGAGATCTTACGCAACGGAAAGCGGCCTGACGTCGTGTCGTACGTTCAGACGCTGTGCAAAGGCCTGTCCCAGCCCACCACCAACCTGGTGGCCGGCTGTCTGCAGCTCAACACCCGGAACTTCCTCACGGAACAGTGTACGGAACCGGGCCGCTTCCACGTGCCCAGCTCCCCCTTCGCCGCCCACCCTTACCCCTACCCCTGCTCCCGCCTGGCCAGCCCCCACTACCAGGGCGGCTCCGGGGGGCTGAACATACGGAGCCATGCTTACGGCCCGGGGTACGAGGCCGTGTACCCACCGGGTGGGGGGTCCCCAGACTACAACAGCCCGGACTACGAGGCGCCACACAGCCCCCCTGTGTGCCACAACGGCGGGCTGTCGAACCGGCCAGGCCAGGACTCGGATACGGACAGGAACTATCACTACTCTATGCACTACTCCGGGCTGACCACGGCCCGTGCCCCGGCTCCTCACAACCTGCCGTTTGGGCCCCCGGGAGCGCGGATCGGCGGCGCGCATTCGGAAAACATTCCGCCTTTCCACGACGTGCACACGCACCACGACAGGGCCCCGCCGTACGAGGATCTCAACGCGTTTTTCCACAACTGA